In Lujinxingia sediminis, a single genomic region encodes these proteins:
- the trmB gene encoding tRNA (guanosine(46)-N7)-methyltransferase TrmB, whose translation MADLSLRFDDVIEENYDRMLTRIRTFAAERPLPERVSLEIGSNRANFLRQLAQRYPERFYLGIEWRKKHVDFGKENMLEHGVKNADLLQADATMAIPILLEEGQLSELFILFPDPWWKKRHRKRRIIQPQTLDLFASKMHQGAKLWLRTDVGTLADDFREVLDAHPEFELLPFEQMPVEPFPRTTREVKILQKGIPVHTLYYVRR comes from the coding sequence GTGGCTGACCTGTCGCTTCGCTTCGATGACGTCATCGAAGAGAACTACGATCGTATGCTCACACGCATCCGCACCTTCGCTGCGGAGCGCCCCCTCCCCGAGCGCGTCTCGCTGGAGATCGGCTCGAACCGGGCCAATTTTCTGCGTCAGCTCGCCCAGCGCTATCCGGAGCGCTTCTACCTGGGAATCGAGTGGCGCAAAAAACACGTGGACTTCGGCAAAGAGAACATGCTGGAGCACGGCGTGAAAAACGCTGACCTCCTGCAGGCCGACGCCACCATGGCCATTCCCATCCTTCTGGAAGAGGGCCAGCTCTCGGAGCTCTTTATCCTCTTTCCAGACCCCTGGTGGAAAAAGCGCCATCGTAAGCGTCGTATCATCCAGCCGCAGACCCTGGATCTTTTCGCTTCAAAGATGCACCAGGGGGCAAAGCTCTGGCTCCGCACCGACGTGGGCACACTCGCCGACGACTTCCGCGAGGTCCTCGACGCGCACCCCGAGTTTGAGCTTCTTCCCTTCGAGCAGATGCCGGTCGAGCCCTTCCCGCGCACCACGCGCGAGGTCAAGATCCTGCAGAAAGGCATCCCCGTTCACACCCTGTACTACGTGCGACGCTGA
- the carB gene encoding carbamoyl-phosphate synthase large subunit, whose product MPRRHDLKSICILGSGPIVIGQAAEFDYSGTQAIRALRAEGFRVVLVNSNPATIMTDPELADATYIEPLTPDFVARVLEKERPDALLPTMGGQTALNIAMSLHKDGTLDRLGIELIGAKPEVITRAEDREEFANTMRAIGVDQPAAGVARSIDEAWEIQARIGFPAILRPSFTMGGSGGNIAYNREEFAEYVKWSLSQSPTGEVLIDESLLGWKEYELELMRDSNDNVVIICGIENVDPMGVHTGDSITVAPIQTLTDREYQAMRDDALRIIRAVGVETGGCNIQFGVCPQTGRRVVIEMNPRVSRSSALASKATGYPIAKIAALLSVGYTLDELLNDITKKTAAAFEPVLDYTVVKIPRFAFEKFPDASDTLTTQMKSVGEAMSIARTFPEAYLKALRSLEQRDSGLFAEIDLPADGASPAQVEEFFAPHLRRPTPRRPWYVFEALRRGLSLETVHQYSRIDPWFLDQFQQIIEVEQLLSAAPVGTWPADEDIFLAKRYGFGDTDIARILQRSEREVREHRLSLGVSPTFKQVDTCAAEFEAVTSYFYSSYETGSCESNPDDRPGVMILGGGPNRIGQGIEFDYCAVHAVMALGEAGYRTIMVNCNPETVSTDYDISDRLYFEPLTLETVLAIIDIEKPEGVILQFGGQTPLKLAAALTELGIKVLGTSPEAIDRTEDRQLFNAIVEKLALKQPQARTVMTWEQAQEAASEIGFPMMVRPSYVLGGRAMEVVYDAPSFEQVFLRAQSESPDNPVLLDKFLSQAVEVDVDCVSDGTLAVVGGIMEHIEEAGVHSGDSACALPSHDLPEVVLRTIREQTLSLAKELNIVGLMNVQFAVQDRNVYVLEVNPRASRTIPFVSKAIGRPLAKIAARAMLGESLEDLGFTEECVPSFFSVKESVFPFTKFPEVDSLLGPEMRSTGECMGIDPSYEMAFYKAQVGGGNAPPTGGTVFISVKDDDKWASVPVARGLSELGFNLLATSGTAAYLKQNGLQVTPINKVREGQPHIVDAMINGEVHLVINTTVGGQSVRDSRTIRRAALQLGMTYFTTLAAARSAVGALGALAKASPTVHSIQELHASETAR is encoded by the coding sequence ATGCCACGCCGTCACGATCTGAAGTCGATCTGCATCCTGGGCTCCGGGCCCATCGTCATCGGACAGGCCGCCGAGTTTGATTATTCGGGAACCCAGGCCATTCGCGCGCTACGCGCGGAAGGTTTCAGGGTGGTCCTGGTCAACTCCAACCCGGCCACGATCATGACCGATCCGGAGCTGGCCGATGCGACCTACATCGAGCCACTCACCCCGGACTTCGTCGCCCGTGTGCTCGAAAAAGAGCGCCCCGACGCGCTGCTCCCCACCATGGGCGGGCAAACCGCGCTCAACATCGCGATGTCGCTTCATAAAGACGGCACCCTGGATCGCCTGGGCATTGAGCTCATCGGCGCCAAACCCGAAGTCATCACCCGCGCGGAAGACCGCGAGGAGTTTGCCAACACCATGCGCGCTATCGGCGTCGATCAGCCCGCGGCCGGCGTGGCCCGCTCGATCGATGAAGCCTGGGAGATCCAGGCACGGATTGGCTTCCCGGCCATCCTGCGCCCTTCGTTCACCATGGGTGGCAGCGGCGGCAACATCGCCTACAACCGCGAAGAGTTCGCCGAGTACGTCAAGTGGTCGCTCTCTCAGAGCCCCACCGGCGAGGTGCTCATCGACGAGAGCCTGCTCGGCTGGAAGGAGTACGAGCTTGAGTTGATGCGCGACAGCAACGACAACGTCGTCATCATCTGCGGCATCGAAAACGTCGATCCCATGGGCGTGCATACCGGCGACTCCATCACCGTTGCCCCCATTCAAACCCTGACCGATCGCGAATACCAGGCCATGCGCGATGACGCGCTCCGCATTATCCGCGCCGTCGGCGTGGAGACCGGCGGATGCAACATCCAATTTGGTGTCTGCCCGCAAACCGGGCGCCGGGTGGTCATTGAGATGAACCCCCGCGTCTCCCGCTCCTCGGCCCTGGCAAGTAAAGCCACCGGATACCCCATCGCCAAGATCGCTGCGCTCCTCTCGGTGGGCTACACCCTTGATGAGCTCCTCAACGACATTACCAAAAAGACCGCCGCGGCTTTCGAGCCGGTGCTCGACTACACCGTGGTCAAGATCCCACGCTTTGCCTTTGAGAAGTTCCCCGACGCTTCCGATACGCTGACCACCCAGATGAAGTCGGTGGGCGAAGCGATGAGCATCGCGCGCACCTTCCCGGAGGCCTATCTCAAAGCGCTTCGCAGCCTGGAACAACGCGACAGCGGCCTCTTCGCCGAGATCGATCTTCCCGCCGATGGAGCTTCCCCTGCGCAAGTTGAGGAGTTTTTTGCGCCTCATCTGCGCCGCCCCACCCCGCGGCGGCCCTGGTACGTCTTCGAAGCGCTTCGCCGCGGTCTCTCCCTTGAAACCGTGCACCAGTATTCGCGCATCGATCCCTGGTTCCTCGACCAGTTCCAGCAGATCATCGAGGTGGAGCAGCTCTTAAGCGCCGCCCCCGTTGGCACGTGGCCTGCCGACGAAGACATCTTTCTGGCCAAACGCTACGGCTTTGGTGACACCGACATCGCCCGCATCCTCCAACGTAGCGAACGCGAGGTCCGCGAGCACCGCCTCTCACTCGGCGTCTCGCCGACCTTCAAGCAGGTCGACACCTGCGCCGCTGAATTCGAGGCCGTCACCTCGTACTTCTACTCCAGCTATGAGACGGGCAGCTGCGAATCGAACCCCGACGATCGCCCGGGTGTTATGATCCTTGGCGGCGGCCCCAACCGCATCGGCCAGGGCATCGAGTTCGACTACTGCGCAGTCCACGCGGTCATGGCGCTTGGTGAGGCCGGCTACCGCACCATTATGGTCAACTGCAACCCGGAGACCGTCTCTACCGACTACGACATCAGCGACCGCCTCTATTTTGAGCCGCTGACCCTTGAGACGGTGCTGGCCATCATCGACATCGAAAAGCCCGAAGGCGTCATCCTTCAGTTCGGCGGCCAGACTCCTCTCAAGCTCGCCGCGGCGCTCACCGAGCTGGGCATCAAAGTGCTGGGAACCTCACCGGAGGCCATCGACCGCACCGAAGATCGCCAGCTCTTTAACGCGATCGTCGAAAAACTGGCCCTCAAGCAACCGCAGGCCCGTACCGTCATGACCTGGGAGCAGGCTCAGGAGGCCGCCTCCGAGATCGGCTTTCCGATGATGGTGCGGCCAAGCTACGTGCTCGGCGGCCGGGCCATGGAAGTCGTCTACGACGCCCCGAGTTTCGAGCAGGTCTTTTTGCGCGCGCAATCCGAGTCGCCCGACAACCCGGTGCTCCTCGATAAGTTCTTGAGCCAGGCGGTTGAAGTCGACGTCGACTGCGTCAGCGACGGCACCCTGGCTGTGGTCGGCGGCATCATGGAGCATATTGAGGAAGCCGGCGTTCACTCCGGTGACTCCGCCTGCGCGCTGCCCTCCCATGATCTTCCTGAAGTGGTACTGCGCACCATTCGGGAGCAGACCTTAAGCCTGGCGAAGGAGCTCAACATCGTCGGGTTGATGAACGTGCAGTTCGCCGTGCAGGACCGCAACGTCTACGTGCTCGAGGTCAACCCCCGCGCCAGCCGGACCATCCCCTTTGTCTCCAAGGCCATCGGCCGCCCGCTGGCCAAAATCGCGGCGCGCGCGATGCTCGGCGAGTCGCTGGAGGATCTGGGCTTTACCGAGGAATGCGTGCCGAGCTTCTTCTCGGTCAAAGAGAGCGTCTTCCCCTTTACGAAGTTTCCCGAAGTCGACAGCCTGCTGGGCCCCGAGATGCGTTCCACCGGCGAGTGCATGGGCATCGACCCCAGCTACGAGATGGCTTTTTACAAAGCCCAGGTGGGCGGGGGCAATGCACCTCCAACCGGCGGTACTGTCTTTATCAGCGTCAAAGATGACGATAAATGGGCATCGGTGCCGGTGGCGCGCGGCTTGAGCGAACTGGGATTCAACCTTCTGGCCACGAGCGGAACCGCTGCTTACCTCAAGCAGAACGGCCTCCAGGTCACGCCCATCAACAAGGTGCGCGAAGGCCAGCCCCACATCGTCGATGCCATGATCAACGGCGAAGTTCACCTCGTCATCAATACGACCGTCGGGGGACAGTCGGTTCGCGACAGTCGCACCATCCGCCGTGCCGCCCTGCAACTCGGCATGACCTACTTTACCACCCTGGCCGCCGCACGCAGCGCCGTCGGCGCGCTTGGCGCGCTGGCCAAGGCCTCCCCCACAGTGCACTCCATTCAGGAGCTGCATGCCTCAGAGACTGCCCGTTGA
- a CDS encoding tetratricopeptide repeat protein, which yields MAIKIKKQGEAPEPEEQEGLDELEAAAALGAGSGEDLDAFERTTLQATAWVEENRSVVFGGIIAVIVAVLGVILGLQYIEGQQVEASSSLSKGLAAYEWYVEGSPELEAIRGQEGLAEPANIFASEEEKWQAIYDAAATTLADFDRGPIAADARLTQAAAAFHLQKLDEAEGLYRQVLDGEASDAMKVMARVGLANTLSALEKTDEAAKAWDSVAENAPERAQFAQYEKARMLDRAGQSDQAKELYHKILEDDPEFTFKSEIERRLATL from the coding sequence ATGGCGATCAAGATTAAGAAGCAGGGTGAGGCGCCCGAGCCCGAAGAGCAGGAAGGCCTCGATGAGTTGGAAGCTGCCGCCGCGCTGGGCGCGGGCAGCGGTGAGGACCTGGATGCATTCGAGCGAACCACGCTGCAGGCGACCGCCTGGGTTGAAGAAAACCGCAGTGTGGTTTTCGGTGGTATCATCGCTGTGATTGTGGCGGTGTTAGGCGTGATTCTGGGACTTCAGTACATCGAAGGCCAGCAGGTCGAGGCCTCCAGTAGCCTGAGCAAAGGGCTGGCCGCCTATGAATGGTATGTGGAGGGCTCGCCCGAGCTTGAGGCCATTCGCGGGCAAGAAGGTCTGGCTGAGCCGGCCAACATCTTCGCGAGCGAAGAGGAGAAGTGGCAGGCCATTTATGACGCCGCAGCCACCACGCTTGCCGACTTTGATCGCGGTCCTATTGCCGCAGATGCGCGTCTGACACAAGCCGCTGCGGCGTTCCATCTTCAGAAGTTGGACGAAGCTGAGGGGCTCTACCGCCAGGTGCTCGATGGTGAGGCCAGCGATGCGATGAAGGTGATGGCGCGTGTGGGCCTTGCGAACACGCTCTCGGCGCTCGAGAAAACCGACGAGGCAGCAAAGGCGTGGGATTCTGTGGCCGAGAATGCCCCGGAGCGTGCACAGTTTGCGCAGTATGAGAAAGCGCGCATGCTCGACCGTGCGGGCCAGTCCGACCAGGCCAAAGAGCTCTATCACAAGATTCTGGAAGACGATCCCGAGTTCACCTTCAAGTCGGAGATCGAGCGCCGCCTGGCGACGCTTTAA
- a CDS encoding MBL fold metallo-hydrolase: MTSDVSVTIHGSRGSYPVCGQEFTRYGGHTSCVSFRAGQREIIFDAGSGIIEYGRALVKDAFAQNRPIHSSIFVSHTHFDHLVGLPYFPPVYIPEATLHIFGPRYGSQQSFEQTIHNLICSPYYPVALNEMNALKHFYDIGEVDRVYFLRDRPEPVLVRATHPSQAHLRPDPNEVELEVHCLRGYNHPKSGVNMYKVIAGSRSFVYATDTEGYVHGDRRLAEFARGADLIVHDAMYTETHYTSMPAPTQGYGHSTVAIAAELARQARAKRLCLFHHDPKSTDEDLDAIDALGKSLFAESFAARDGLTIAL; this comes from the coding sequence ATGACCTCCGACGTATCTGTCACCATTCACGGCTCTCGTGGAAGTTATCCGGTCTGCGGCCAGGAGTTTACGCGCTACGGCGGCCACACCTCCTGTGTGAGCTTTCGCGCAGGCCAGCGCGAAATCATCTTCGACGCTGGCAGCGGCATCATCGAGTACGGCCGAGCGCTGGTCAAAGACGCCTTCGCGCAAAATCGCCCGATTCACTCCAGCATCTTCGTCTCCCACACCCATTTCGATCATCTCGTCGGCCTGCCTTACTTTCCGCCGGTCTACATTCCTGAGGCGACCCTGCACATCTTCGGGCCACGCTACGGAAGTCAGCAGAGCTTTGAGCAGACCATCCATAACCTCATCTGCTCCCCCTACTACCCGGTAGCGCTCAACGAGATGAACGCGCTTAAGCATTTTTACGACATCGGCGAGGTCGACCGCGTTTACTTTTTGCGCGATCGCCCCGAGCCTGTGCTCGTGCGTGCCACTCACCCGAGCCAGGCTCACCTGCGCCCCGATCCGAACGAGGTCGAGTTGGAGGTCCACTGCCTGCGCGGCTACAACCACCCCAAGTCCGGGGTCAACATGTACAAGGTCATCGCCGGCTCCAGGTCTTTTGTCTACGCCACCGATACCGAGGGCTATGTGCACGGCGACCGCCGCCTGGCCGAGTTTGCCCGTGGCGCAGACCTGATCGTGCACGACGCGATGTACACCGAAACCCACTACACCTCGATGCCCGCGCCCACCCAGGGCTACGGCCATTCAACCGTGGCCATCGCCGCCGAGCTCGCCAGGCAAGCCCGGGCCAAACGCCTCTGCCTCTTCCACCACGATCCCAAGAGCACCGACGAGGACCTCGACGCGATTGACGCTCTCGGAAAGAGCCTCTTCGCCGAGTCTTTCGCTGCACGCGATGGCTTGACGATCGCGCTCTAA
- the greA gene encoding transcription elongation factor GreA has translation MQKIPMTVDGHRKLREELDNLKKVQRPRIVQEIEEARAHGDLKENAEYHAAKDKQGFVEGRIREIEGKLAHAQVIDTDELGGDRVVFGAFVTVFFLDTDEEKTYQIVGDDEADIKQLKISFASPIARALIGKTVGDESVIKAPGGDRVVEIMEVEFR, from the coding sequence ATGCAGAAGATTCCTATGACCGTCGATGGCCATCGCAAGCTTCGCGAAGAGCTCGACAACCTCAAAAAGGTCCAGCGCCCCCGCATCGTCCAGGAGATCGAAGAGGCCCGCGCCCACGGCGACCTCAAAGAGAACGCCGAGTATCACGCCGCCAAAGACAAGCAGGGCTTTGTTGAGGGACGTATCCGCGAGATCGAAGGCAAACTTGCACACGCCCAGGTTATCGACACCGATGAGCTCGGTGGCGACCGCGTGGTCTTCGGCGCCTTTGTCACCGTCTTCTTTTTAGACACCGACGAGGAGAAGACCTACCAGATCGTCGGCGACGATGAGGCCGACATCAAGCAGCTCAAAATCTCCTTCGCCAGCCCCATCGCCCGCGCCCTGATCGGAAAGACCGTCGGCGACGAGTCTGTCATCAAGGCCCCCGGCGGCGACCGCGTCGTCGAGATCATGGAAGTGGAGTTCCGCTGA
- a CDS encoding PQQ-binding-like beta-propeller repeat protein, protein MTKGTVKVGRAWLVAALVSFMGSGCAMRPAQPAGIDAVAQPTARVKVEWRVPLSSDRPWESNPREFGKPVLAPGGDLVVGASDGYVYRVRTDSGEVVWSKEIGGAIDAPVTLADGFVYVASARGSLHKLSWERGEEVWRADARSAFEAQPAVGQGVVAVTDSADVLYVFDEVSGELVWDYQRRQPDFFTIKGGGAPVISGDRIYCGFADGYLVSLFADSGELEWSANLGDASQEFGDVDLPVIEDGEFLYAVSYAGGIYAVEKSSGALMWHQDIESVADLIMQGPWLLGVSATGHVFAIAKSDGEPVWRFRMPDEQSPVALSTTGPLLSVATASGPLYLVRTRDGRPVTRWNPSSGFQRAPVYDSVRGYTLSNRGYLYGYRLAY, encoded by the coding sequence GTGACCAAAGGTACCGTTAAGGTTGGACGAGCGTGGCTGGTGGCCGCGCTCGTGTCGTTTATGGGGAGCGGGTGTGCGATGCGGCCCGCGCAGCCTGCCGGGATTGACGCGGTGGCGCAGCCCACAGCGCGCGTGAAGGTGGAGTGGCGCGTTCCTCTATCCTCAGATCGCCCCTGGGAGAGCAATCCGCGGGAGTTCGGCAAGCCTGTGCTCGCGCCCGGCGGTGATCTGGTGGTCGGAGCCAGCGATGGCTACGTCTATCGGGTGCGCACGGACAGCGGCGAGGTCGTCTGGTCCAAAGAGATCGGTGGTGCCATTGATGCCCCGGTGACCCTCGCCGATGGTTTTGTCTATGTGGCCAGCGCCAGGGGGAGCTTGCACAAGCTGAGCTGGGAGCGCGGCGAGGAAGTCTGGCGAGCCGATGCCCGGAGTGCGTTCGAGGCGCAGCCTGCCGTGGGGCAGGGGGTGGTGGCAGTAACGGACAGCGCCGATGTGCTCTACGTCTTCGATGAGGTGAGTGGCGAACTGGTGTGGGATTACCAGCGTCGTCAGCCCGACTTCTTTACGATCAAAGGAGGCGGTGCACCGGTGATCTCCGGAGATCGCATCTATTGCGGATTCGCCGATGGGTATCTGGTTTCGCTTTTTGCGGACAGTGGGGAACTCGAGTGGTCGGCCAATCTGGGAGACGCATCGCAGGAGTTCGGAGATGTGGATCTGCCGGTTATTGAAGATGGTGAGTTTCTCTACGCCGTCTCCTACGCCGGGGGCATCTATGCGGTGGAAAAGTCCAGCGGCGCGCTGATGTGGCATCAGGATATCGAGAGCGTAGCGGACTTGATCATGCAGGGCCCCTGGCTCCTGGGCGTCTCGGCGACGGGGCATGTCTTTGCGATCGCGAAGAGCGATGGTGAGCCTGTGTGGCGATTTCGGATGCCGGATGAGCAGTCGCCTGTGGCGCTGAGCACCACCGGACCGCTGCTCAGTGTGGCGACGGCCTCGGGGCCGCTCTACCTTGTTCGTACCCGCGATGGGCGTCCGGTCACGCGTTGGAACCCTTCCTCGGGCTTTCAGCGGGCACCGGTCTACGACAGCGTTCGCGGCTACACCCTCTCGAACCGTGGGTATCTCTATGGCTATCGTCTGGCCTATTGA
- a CDS encoding alanine/glycine:cation symporter family protein yields MKPFLKPTQRYALIIGLIILVSIAVGVSSGGDLNKIDQRFGLIVSAMAAIPFGTVPGLLAGIWSFLNQIPLVVLILISGAIFFTFRFDFVNLRGVSHAVKVVAGKYDDPNNPGEVTHFQALSTALSATVGLGNIAGVAIAVGIGGPGAVFWMMAAAIFGMTSKFAECTLGQMYRKVDANGAVQGGPMVYLRDGLAEIGRPVLGRYLSVIFAVLCIGGSFGGGNMFQANQSFAAMANLVPWFDGERARGEVTLASEAPMELAYARHLARFSAPSPLETEDVLYFNPVKRLDIATTDWTRGDDGRWTLTLDVVAADSGHRFDVAAGAISTLELARVEGRQVNWTVPVGVDTLNEAPVAGGIQPRSWLYGIIIALLVGMVIIGGIQSIGKVASKIVPAMCVIYVAAALYILLSNVTMIPHAIGTIIGEAFAPKAGLGGLVGVLIVGIQRAAFSNEAGVGSAAIAHSAARTKEPVREGFVALLEPAIDTLLVCFMTGIVVVITGVYADPATAGLEGVALTSAAFETVISWFPYILSIAVILFAFSTMISWSYYGERCWSFLFGANSSMIYRVIFLFFVFLGSVSSLSNVLDFSDLMILSMAFPNILGAVLLSGKIRAALISYWDRLEAGEFDV; encoded by the coding sequence ATGAAGCCATTCCTGAAGCCAACTCAGCGCTACGCCCTGATTATCGGGCTGATTATCCTGGTCAGCATCGCCGTGGGTGTCTCGAGCGGCGGAGACCTCAACAAGATCGATCAGCGCTTCGGCCTCATTGTCTCTGCGATGGCTGCTATACCTTTCGGCACGGTCCCCGGGCTTCTGGCCGGCATCTGGTCCTTTCTCAATCAGATTCCACTGGTCGTGCTGATCCTTATCAGCGGCGCGATCTTCTTCACCTTTCGCTTTGACTTCGTGAACCTGCGCGGAGTCAGCCACGCGGTCAAAGTCGTCGCTGGCAAGTACGACGACCCCAACAATCCGGGCGAAGTCACCCACTTCCAGGCCCTCTCGACCGCGCTCTCGGCCACCGTGGGCCTGGGAAACATCGCCGGCGTAGCAATCGCCGTCGGGATCGGTGGGCCGGGCGCCGTTTTCTGGATGATGGCCGCGGCCATCTTCGGCATGACCAGCAAGTTCGCGGAATGCACACTGGGCCAGATGTACCGCAAGGTCGACGCCAACGGCGCAGTCCAGGGCGGCCCGATGGTCTATCTGCGCGACGGCCTGGCCGAGATCGGACGCCCTGTGCTCGGGCGCTACCTCTCGGTGATCTTCGCGGTGCTCTGCATCGGAGGATCCTTCGGTGGCGGTAATATGTTCCAGGCCAACCAGAGTTTTGCGGCTATGGCCAACCTGGTCCCCTGGTTTGACGGGGAGCGCGCCCGCGGCGAAGTGACGCTGGCAAGCGAGGCCCCGATGGAGCTGGCCTACGCTCGCCATCTGGCCCGCTTCTCGGCCCCTTCGCCCCTGGAGACCGAAGACGTCCTCTACTTCAATCCGGTAAAACGCCTCGACATCGCCACCACGGACTGGACTCGGGGCGACGACGGCCGCTGGACCCTGACGCTGGATGTCGTAGCCGCCGACTCCGGGCATCGTTTCGATGTCGCCGCTGGCGCCATCTCCACCCTTGAACTCGCGCGTGTCGAAGGGCGCCAGGTCAACTGGACGGTCCCGGTGGGAGTCGACACGCTCAATGAGGCCCCCGTCGCAGGTGGCATTCAACCGCGCAGCTGGCTCTACGGCATCATCATCGCCCTGCTCGTCGGCATGGTCATCATCGGCGGCATCCAGAGCATCGGCAAAGTGGCCTCGAAGATCGTTCCGGCGATGTGCGTCATCTACGTGGCTGCCGCGCTCTACATCCTCTTGAGCAACGTCACGATGATTCCACACGCCATCGGCACCATCATCGGGGAGGCCTTTGCCCCGAAGGCGGGCCTGGGCGGCCTGGTCGGTGTGCTCATCGTCGGCATCCAGCGTGCCGCCTTCTCCAACGAGGCCGGCGTAGGCTCGGCGGCGATCGCTCACTCCGCCGCACGCACCAAAGAGCCGGTACGCGAGGGCTTTGTCGCCCTCCTGGAGCCGGCCATCGACACCCTGCTCGTCTGCTTTATGACAGGCATTGTCGTGGTCATCACAGGCGTCTATGCCGACCCGGCAACCGCTGGCCTCGAAGGGGTCGCGCTGACCTCGGCTGCCTTCGAGACGGTTATCAGCTGGTTCCCCTACATCCTTTCCATCGCGGTGATTCTCTTTGCCTTTAGCACCATGATCTCCTGGTCCTACTATGGCGAGCGCTGCTGGAGCTTTCTCTTCGGAGCCAACAGCTCGATGATTTATCGGGTCATCTTCCTCTTCTTCGTCTTTTTGGGATCGGTTTCCAGCCTGAGCAACGTCCTGGACTTCTCCGACCTGATGATCCTCTCGATGGCCTTCCCCAACATCCTGGGTGCGGTACTTCTCTCTGGAAAGATCCGCGCCGCCCTGATCTCGTACTGGGACCGGCTGGAAGCTGGCGAGTTCGACGTATAG